From the Anaerolineales bacterium genome, one window contains:
- a CDS encoding AbrB/MazE/SpoVT family DNA-binding domain-containing protein yields MPKSEKRRFYGSVTVSERGQIVIPAKARRDFKIEAGDKLLVIGDLDRGIAMAKQSMVMEYMEEMSSMLHPTEEDVDVEDSQ; encoded by the coding sequence ATGCCCAAATCAGAAAAGCGCCGCTTCTACGGCTCGGTCACGGTAAGCGAACGCGGCCAGATTGTCATCCCTGCAAAAGCCAGACGCGATTTCAAAATCGAGGCTGGCGATAAGCTGCTCGTCATTGGCGATCTGGATCGAGGCATCGCTATGGCCAAACAATCGATGGTTATGGAGTATATGGAGGAAATGTCATCCATGCTCCATCCTACAGAAGAAGATGTTGATGTAGAAGATTCACAGTAA
- a CDS encoding CBS domain-containing protein, translating into MFVKEHMTQNPVTITPDTSVPEALHIMRENNVRRLPILDRHGKLVGIVSDKALLHASPSPATSLAVWEITELHAKLKVESVMSRDVVTVPEDTLLEEAARIMVDSEVGGLPVMRGDALVGIITESDLFKVLLELLGGRRNGLRLTVSATGTKGTLAKIATAIFDIGGNIVGLGVSEIKDVRPNQWEIMLKVQDVHKDPLVQVVQPVVNEIIDVRET; encoded by the coding sequence ATGTTTGTAAAAGAGCATATGACTCAGAATCCCGTTACCATCACCCCAGACACCTCCGTTCCGGAGGCGCTGCACATCATGCGTGAAAATAACGTCCGGCGGCTGCCCATCCTCGACCGGCACGGAAAACTCGTCGGAATCGTCTCCGACAAGGCACTGCTGCACGCATCGCCTTCACCGGCGACCTCATTAGCGGTGTGGGAAATTACAGAGCTGCACGCGAAATTGAAGGTTGAATCGGTGATGAGCCGTGATGTCGTCACCGTGCCGGAGGACACGTTATTGGAGGAGGCAGCACGTATCATGGTCGATAGTGAGGTCGGCGGTTTACCCGTGATGCGCGGCGATGCTCTCGTGGGTATCATCACCGAGTCGGATCTCTTCAAAGTCCTGCTCGAGCTGCTCGGCGGCCGGCGAAATGGGCTTCGCCTGACCGTGTCGGCCACCGGCACGAAAGGGACTCTCGCCAAGATCGCAACCGCGATCTTCGACATCGGCGGCAACATCGTCGGCCTGGGCGTTAGTGAGATCAAGGACGTACGCCCGAATCAATGGGAGATCATGCTGAAAGTCCAGGACGTGCATAAAGATCCGCTCGTGCAGGTGGTGCAGCCGGTGGTGAACGAAATTATCGACGTGCGGGAGACATGA
- a CDS encoding glycosyltransferase family 39 protein: protein MASKGTNQLNDKWIAAILALVTIVALVLTAPQIGLTWDEPAYIAASESYVSWFGQLISNPKQALDQETIDAYWGINHEHPPADKIWSGAVWNVARLAFDDLVAHRMGNMLLVAALVAMLYLMVAKEYGRTAGFLAVAALLTLPRFFFHAHLAALDMPAAVTIFAVVFLFWKTKDRSGAWSTLGMGLIWGVVWGMAVATKINAIFVMPVLFLWLLIFQREIRLFIQLALASVMAFSIFLMTWPWLYPALAERFEEYILFITVDHWEIGQFYLHEFTMPPPWHFPFVMLFAVVPLTLFLSTLIGTVRTVKEKTHRPMGVLLLLNALVPMLALSIGQSMVYDNERLFMATFPFLAALAGIGLDWLLRGVRNGLKKSGRESIVRPAMAILVLLVFLPHLLLAAPLYPHWLSYYSESVGGLPGARRMGLETTYWCETYASALAYINENAEAGDSVWTDPWSQDVMVYYQVHGLLRDDVWIATPPYATSIVTPDARLREQSFTQADFVVLHYRQTFIGEDPASSPLLAWIESREPALRISYRGIPLMDVYQH, encoded by the coding sequence ATGGCATCGAAAGGTACCAATCAATTGAATGATAAATGGATAGCCGCCATACTGGCGCTGGTGACGATCGTGGCGCTCGTCTTGACCGCACCACAAATCGGATTGACCTGGGACGAGCCGGCCTACATCGCGGCATCCGAATCCTATGTATCCTGGTTCGGGCAGTTGATCTCCAATCCCAAACAAGCCCTCGATCAGGAGACGATCGATGCCTATTGGGGGATCAACCACGAACATCCACCAGCAGATAAGATCTGGTCCGGCGCCGTATGGAATGTCGCACGGTTGGCTTTCGACGATCTGGTTGCGCATCGCATGGGCAACATGCTGCTTGTGGCCGCATTGGTGGCCATGCTGTATTTGATGGTCGCAAAGGAATACGGTCGCACGGCGGGATTCCTCGCCGTGGCCGCATTGTTGACCCTGCCGCGTTTCTTTTTCCACGCACATCTTGCCGCCCTGGATATGCCTGCAGCAGTGACGATCTTCGCCGTTGTGTTTCTCTTCTGGAAAACCAAAGACCGCAGCGGGGCGTGGAGCACGCTCGGTATGGGCTTGATCTGGGGTGTGGTCTGGGGGATGGCGGTGGCAACGAAAATTAATGCCATTTTCGTGATGCCGGTTTTGTTTCTGTGGCTGTTGATTTTCCAGCGGGAAATCCGCCTGTTCATTCAATTGGCGCTGGCAAGCGTCATGGCTTTCTCCATCTTCTTAATGACCTGGCCTTGGCTTTATCCCGCGCTGGCCGAGCGGTTTGAGGAATACATCCTATTCATCACCGTGGATCACTGGGAAATCGGACAGTTTTATCTGCACGAGTTTACCATGCCCCCACCCTGGCATTTTCCGTTCGTGATGCTTTTTGCCGTCGTGCCGCTTACGTTATTCCTGTCAACGTTGATCGGTACAGTCAGAACGGTCAAAGAGAAAACGCATCGACCCATGGGAGTCCTTCTGCTGCTCAACGCCTTGGTCCCCATGCTGGCCCTGTCCATCGGGCAGAGCATGGTCTACGATAACGAACGCCTTTTCATGGCCACTTTCCCCTTCCTGGCCGCTCTGGCCGGGATTGGTTTGGATTGGCTGCTAAGAGGTGTCCGAAACGGGCTGAAGAAATCGGGGCGCGAATCGATCGTACGTCCGGCGATGGCGATCCTTGTGCTGCTGGTATTTCTCCCGCACTTGCTGCTGGCGGCCCCACTTTATCCACACTGGCTTTCGTACTATTCGGAATCCGTCGGCGGCTTGCCCGGCGCCAGACGCATGGGTTTGGAAACGACGTATTGGTGTGAAACCTACGCCTCCGCGTTGGCGTATATCAACGAAAATGCAGAAGCCGGAGACAGTGTGTGGACCGACCCGTGGAGTCAGGACGTGATGGTCTACTATCAAGTGCATGGCCTCTTACGGGATGATGTCTGGATCGCTACTCCGCCTTATGCAACGAGTATCGTAACGCCAGACGCTCGCTTGCGCGAGCAGTCCTTCACACAAGCCGATTTCGTCGTACTGCACTACCGGCAGACGTTCATCGGCGAAGATCCTGCATCAAGTCCATTACTGGCCTGGATCGAGTCGCGCGAACCCGCCTTGCGCATCAGCTATCGGGGAATCCCATTGATGGACGTGTATCAACATTAA
- a CDS encoding glucose-1-phosphate adenylyltransferase, producing MAVLERFGIEWDETPDRFMYEGDLSAMIHPDVLGLILGGGRGTRLWPLTKLRAKPAVPIGGKYRLVDIPLSNCLNSGIQRIAVLTQFNSVSLHRHISQTYHFDFFHSGWVQILAAEQTVSSEDWYQGTADAVRKQMFEIEVADPCDVLILAGDHLYRMDFSNLIEAHRSLKADVTVVVKPVSKTDASRFGILKMAGDHSVTAFTEKPKDPAVMKEFASRDDPGLPFWGSMGIYLIQTHVLRDLLESDLDDFGGDVIPAAIDTHRVFGFPFDDYWEDIGTIRSFYHANLALAQPNPAFNFHDPNHPIYTHPRFLPGSRIYDVRLDCVKLADGCIVEGAEIQNSVIGIRSVIGDDVLIRDTVMMGADYYEEESKYKALDAPPLGIGKGSRIHGAIIDKNACVGENVVIEPFPPGTEIDEGDWFVRDGVVVIPKHGVIPDGTHIGA from the coding sequence ATGGCTGTGCTTGAGCGTTTTGGTATAGAATGGGATGAGACGCCAGACCGTTTCATGTACGAAGGAGATCTTTCTGCTATGATCCATCCTGATGTTCTAGGTCTAATACTGGGCGGTGGACGCGGCACGCGCCTGTGGCCACTGACGAAATTGCGCGCTAAACCAGCCGTGCCGATCGGTGGAAAGTATCGTTTGGTGGACATTCCGCTCAGCAATTGTCTAAATTCAGGGATACAACGAATCGCTGTTCTGACGCAGTTCAATTCAGTATCTTTGCATCGGCACATCTCCCAAACCTACCATTTCGATTTTTTTCATTCCGGCTGGGTGCAGATCCTGGCGGCAGAGCAGACCGTCTCAAGTGAGGATTGGTATCAGGGAACGGCGGACGCCGTGCGTAAGCAGATGTTCGAGATCGAAGTCGCCGACCCTTGTGATGTGCTTATTCTTGCTGGAGATCATCTCTACCGCATGGATTTTTCCAACCTTATCGAGGCTCATCGCAGCCTGAAGGCAGACGTAACTGTTGTCGTCAAGCCGGTATCCAAAACAGATGCCTCGCGCTTTGGTATTCTGAAGATGGCAGGGGATCACAGCGTCACGGCCTTTACCGAGAAACCGAAAGACCCGGCTGTGATGAAAGAATTTGCCAGCCGAGATGATCCAGGCCTTCCTTTTTGGGGGTCGATGGGGATTTATCTGATTCAAACCCACGTACTGAGAGATCTGCTTGAATCCGATCTTGATGATTTTGGCGGCGATGTCATCCCGGCGGCGATTGACACACATCGCGTTTTCGGATTTCCATTCGATGATTATTGGGAAGATATTGGAACGATACGTTCTTTTTATCATGCCAACCTGGCACTGGCGCAGCCGAATCCGGCTTTCAATTTCCACGATCCGAATCATCCCATCTATACTCACCCTCGATTCTTGCCCGGCTCACGCATTTATGATGTTCGCCTCGATTGTGTGAAACTGGCGGATGGCTGTATTGTCGAGGGGGCGGAGATTCAAAATTCGGTTATTGGTATCCGCAGTGTGATTGGAGATGATGTGTTGATTCGAGATACGGTGATGATGGGGGCGGATTACTATGAAGAGGAATCGAAATATAAGGCGCTCGATGCTCCGCCATTGGGTATCGGGAAAGGCTCTCGCATTCATGGTGCGATCATCGACAAGAACGCCTGCGTGGGGGAGAATGTGGTGATTGAACCATTCCCGCCCGGAACCGAAATCGATGAAGGCGATTGGTTCGTGCGCGACGGCGTAGTTGTTATCCCCAAGCATGGGGTAATTCCGGATGGTACTCACATCGGCGCTTGA